GGGGGATCATATTCGAACCGGGGAGGACGGAGAAGTTGAAATCATCCTTTCCGAGAATGTGATCGGGATGCTGCGCCCGCAAACCGATCTGACGCTGGGACATCTTGAAACGAATTCCGGCCAAGTCAGTTTATCCAGAGGCGTTTTCCTTGGCCGGGTGGACTCCACCCGTGCCGCACCCGGGCAAAACTGGGGATTCAACACGCCGATGGCTGTTTGCGCAGTCCGAGGGACCGAGTTTGCGCTGGAGATGTCAAAGGAAGACGGGACGCACCTGGGAGTTTTTAACGGGGAAGTCGAAATGAGTCCGGCCGAAGGGGCCGGTGGTTTGCCGGAGCCGGTCCGAGTGGCCGCCGGTCACGAGGGAATCGCCCAGCGGGGCAAACCCTTGAAGGTCCTGGATCGATTCACTCCCCGGATGCAAGGCCATCGCGGATTATTGCATGATCTGAGCCGGCGGCAGCTGCGCGTGCAGCAAACCTGGTCCCCGTTCACGCCGGAGTACCATAAAGACCTCCGGCGGCGGTTCGTGGCTCCGGTCCGCAAACGGCCGGCCCATCGCGCAGCGGGTTTGCATCGGGACCGGTCACGGAGGAAGGGAAACTAATTATGCAGCTCTCGGAACAGGATCTCATCCGAATTTTTGAGGCGACGCGCGCCATTACGTCGACGCTGGGCCTCTCCGACCTGCTCAAGACCGTCATGCGCCTGGCCAGCGAAGTCGTGCGGGCCGAGGCCTCTTCCCTGCTCCTGCTGGATCCCGTCACGGATGAACTGTATTTCGATCTGACGCTGGGAGAAAAAGGAGGCGCCTTGCAGCAGATTCGCCTGAAAAAAGGGGAGGGCATCGCGGGATGGGTGGCGGAACACCGCCAGGCGGCCGTCGTGAATGACGTGACTCAGGATCCGCGCTGGACGCAAAAGGCTGACAAAACCACCCAGTTTCAGACGAAATCCATTCTGGCCGTTCCGATGCAGGTGTACGACAAACTGGTTGGCGTGATGGAAGTTATTAATCGTGCCGACGGTCAGCCCTTCAGTGAGGCGGATGCACGGATTCTGGAAGCCTTCGCGTCCCAGGCCGCGGTCGCGATTGAAAACGCCCGGCTCTTCGAGTCGATCCGGCAGGAAAAAGAAAAAATGTCCACCATGCTGGGAGAAATGATCGAAGGGGTGATCCTTCTGGATCCAGCGGGACGGGTGGTGTTGTCCAATCTGGCGGCCCGGAAGTTGCTGGGGAGTTCCCAGTTGGATGGGACCACCTGGAAATCGATTGAGGAAACGTTTCAGGTTCAACCGGCCTGGGAGGAAATCGCCTCCACCCTCGGGGGGGCCGGCGGTGTGGAGTTGTCCCGTCTAGCGGCGCCGTCGCTGTTTCTGGCGGGAGTGATCAACCAGATCTGCGATGACCGGGGGAAAGTGACCGGCTATCTCCTCGTGTT
This sequence is a window from Elusimicrobiota bacterium. Protein-coding genes within it:
- a CDS encoding FecR family protein; this encodes MNKILWMAFFFLLSPVVYAAGLAENQSRFGKVTGDVGLLSPGAADWIEAHEGLPLEPGDHIRTGEDGEVEIILSENVIGMLRPQTDLTLGHLETNSGQVSLSRGVFLGRVDSTRAAPGQNWGFNTPMAVCAVRGTEFALEMSKEDGTHLGVFNGEVEMSPAEGAGGLPEPVRVAAGHEGIAQRGKPLKVLDRFTPRMQGHRGLLHDLSRRQLRVQQTWSPFTPEYHKDLRRRFVAPVRKRPAHRAAGLHRDRSRRKGN
- a CDS encoding ATP-binding protein, translated to MQLSEQDLIRIFEATRAITSTLGLSDLLKTVMRLASEVVRAEASSLLLLDPVTDELYFDLTLGEKGGALQQIRLKKGEGIAGWVAEHRQAAVVNDVTQDPRWTQKADKTTQFQTKSILAVPMQVYDKLVGVMEVINRADGQPFSEADARILEAFASQAAVAIENARLFESIRQEKEKMSTMLGEMIEGVILLDPAGRVVLSNLAARKLLGSSQLDGTTWKSIEETFQVQPAWEEIASTLGGAGGVELSRLAAPSLFLAGVINQICDDRGKVTGYLLVLSNVTEERREAQMKKNFLALVSHKLKTPLVAIRGFTPMLLEKPEELTSFQRTAIETIDRNSQTLTSLVEKLVWFAALESETLELTRKPYSIADVLDVALTDLAPLLRTVETQIIKEPSLLTLPMVVLDKIWMKEVFRNLIENAIKFNPNQPRQLCIRGQFLDGTVRLSFIDNGPGIPSEKQEQIFQKFYQIDDHFTGQVQGMGLGLALVKRVVEEHGGQIRVESTLGEGSVFVVTLPAVS